The following proteins are co-located in the Sporosarcina pasteurii genome:
- a CDS encoding uracil-xanthine permease family protein: MEGKVLDVHEKPTAGKWLTLSMQHMFAMFGATILVPQLVGLSPAIALLTSGIATIIFIIVTRFQVPAYLGSSFAFIIPIQIATVSGGVGSAMIGSMFVALVYAIVSLIIWKTGYEWIMKILPPIVVAPVIMVIGLALAPTAVGMASTIQVEGESVYSLLHFSAALVTLVSAIICIMFFRGVVSLMPILIGIVVGYIYSSFIGILDFTAVKEAKWFVFPEMLIPGVDYEFVVTPTLLAVMVPIAIVTISEHIGHQLVLGRIVDRDYIQNPGLNRSLLGDGIGTLISGLVGGPPKTTYGENIGVLAITRVYSVYVILGAAVFAIIFSFFGKVMAIIATIPTAVLGGISILLFGIIASSGLRMFVDHNIDFGKQRNLVIASVILVIGIGGATIKFSDTFSIEGMALAAIVGVLLNLLLPGKDEQKLTDVKD, translated from the coding sequence ATGGAAGGTAAAGTTTTAGATGTACATGAAAAACCAACAGCAGGTAAATGGTTAACACTTAGTATGCAACATATGTTCGCGATGTTTGGCGCAACAATTCTAGTGCCACAGCTAGTAGGGCTAAGCCCAGCGATTGCACTATTAACAAGTGGAATTGCCACGATAATTTTTATCATCGTGACTCGGTTTCAAGTTCCAGCCTACTTAGGCTCCTCATTTGCCTTTATTATACCGATTCAAATTGCTACGGTATCCGGCGGAGTTGGAAGTGCAATGATTGGAAGTATGTTCGTTGCGCTTGTGTACGCGATCGTTTCACTTATTATATGGAAAACAGGTTATGAATGGATCATGAAAATTTTACCTCCTATTGTGGTTGCACCAGTCATTATGGTTATCGGTCTGGCACTCGCACCGACAGCGGTAGGAATGGCGAGTACGATTCAAGTTGAAGGCGAATCAGTTTACAGCTTACTCCATTTTTCAGCTGCACTTGTTACGTTGGTTTCCGCGATTATTTGTATCATGTTTTTCAGAGGCGTTGTCAGTTTAATGCCAATCCTTATTGGTATCGTTGTTGGATATATTTATTCCTCATTTATCGGAATTTTAGATTTCACAGCAGTAAAAGAAGCAAAGTGGTTTGTCTTTCCTGAGATGTTAATTCCAGGGGTAGATTATGAATTTGTAGTAACGCCAACCTTGTTGGCGGTCATGGTTCCAATAGCGATTGTGACCATTTCAGAGCATATTGGACACCAACTTGTACTCGGACGAATTGTTGACAGAGATTATATACAAAATCCTGGATTGAACCGTTCATTACTAGGGGATGGAATTGGAACACTTATTAGTGGACTGGTTGGTGGACCTCCAAAAACGACATATGGTGAAAATATAGGCGTACTAGCAATTACGCGTGTGTATAGTGTGTATGTGATTTTAGGTGCAGCGGTGTTTGCGATTATCTTCTCTTTCTTCGGAAAAGTCATGGCAATTATTGCAACGATACCTACAGCAGTACTTGGCGGCATTTCAATATTACTATTTGGAATTATCGCTTCATCAGGTTTAAGAATGTTCGTAGACCATAACATTGACTTCGGAAAACAACGGAATCTAGTGATCGCTTCAGTCATCCTTGTCATTGGGATTGGTGGAGCAACAATCAAATTTAGTGATACATTCTCGATAGAGGGAATGGCACTCGCAGCAATTGTTGGTGTATTGTTAAACTTACTTTTACCTGGAAAAGATGAGCAAAAATTGACGGATGTAAAAGATTAA
- a CDS encoding carbamoyl phosphate synthase small subunit — protein sequence MKKRMLILEDGTIFEGIAFGSDEASIGETVFTTGMTGYQETISNPSNCGQILVMTYPLIGNYGINRDDFESIELAMNGLVVRELEDEPSNFRSDMTLRELLTQKGIPGIEGIDTRKLTRLLREKGALKGMLTAAGTPFEEVDQQVQLLKEAELPTNLVAQVSTKRPYPSPGRGERVVVIDYGMKHGILRELNKRDCDVIVVPYHTSAKEITSLFPDGIVLTNGPGDPARVEGAMETIQSLLGKAPIFGIGMGHQLLAISLGAKVVKLKSGHRGSNIPVKDLKTGRTELTAQNHGFTVDETSIEQTGLQVTHRALNDNSIEGLESIAHAAFSVQFYPEASPGPEDTNHLFDRFMKLMISNSRKEQVNA from the coding sequence GTGAAGAAAAGAATGCTGATTTTAGAAGATGGGACAATTTTCGAAGGAATTGCATTTGGTTCAGATGAAGCTTCTATTGGAGAAACGGTTTTCACAACAGGAATGACAGGCTATCAAGAAACGATTTCCAACCCTTCAAACTGCGGACAAATTCTTGTCATGACGTATCCGCTCATTGGTAATTATGGCATTAACAGAGACGACTTCGAGTCTATTGAACTTGCAATGAATGGTCTTGTTGTTCGCGAATTAGAAGATGAACCTTCTAACTTTCGAAGTGACATGACATTAAGAGAATTATTAACGCAAAAAGGCATTCCGGGAATTGAAGGCATTGATACTCGAAAATTAACTAGACTTCTTCGGGAAAAAGGTGCACTCAAGGGAATGTTAACAGCAGCGGGCACGCCGTTTGAAGAGGTAGATCAACAAGTACAATTGTTAAAAGAGGCTGAATTACCGACGAATCTAGTGGCACAAGTTTCAACGAAGCGACCATATCCAAGTCCAGGCCGTGGTGAACGCGTTGTAGTAATTGATTACGGTATGAAACATGGGATTTTAAGAGAACTAAATAAAAGAGATTGTGATGTCATTGTTGTACCGTATCACACATCAGCAAAAGAAATTACTTCTCTATTTCCAGACGGTATCGTGTTAACAAATGGACCAGGAGATCCTGCTCGAGTTGAGGGTGCCATGGAAACAATTCAGTCATTATTAGGAAAAGCCCCTATTTTCGGGATTGGAATGGGGCACCAATTATTAGCAATTTCTTTAGGTGCGAAAGTCGTCAAATTGAAGAGTGGACATCGTGGAAGTAATATTCCAGTAAAAGATTTGAAGACGGGTAGAACGGAGTTAACGGCTCAAAACCACGGTTTTACAGTTGATGAAACATCAATTGAACAAACAGGTTTACAAGTTACACATCGCGCACTGAATGATAATTCAATTGAAGGCTTAGAGAGTATAGCTCATGCGGCGTTTTCTGTTCAATTTTATCCAGAAGCCTCTCCAGGACCTGAAGATACCAATCATTTGTTTGACCGCTTTATGAAATTAATGATTTCGAATAGCCGAAAGGAGCAAGTCAATGCCTAA
- a CDS encoding aspartate carbamoyltransferase catalytic subunit codes for MDHLVSTTWLSEQEIIALLDRARNFHKYGARELPGKYTVSNLFFEPSTRTKISFEVAERKLGLDVVPFESGFSSTLKGETLYDTVKTFEAIGVDALVIRHSDEGYYEHLIGKTNVSIINGGDGSGQHPTQSLLDLFTIREEFGSFEGLKIVIAGDIGHSRVARSNADTLTRLGADVTYLCPEEWAGEFDSTSEWTEELLHSDVIMLLRVQHERHDGKMTFTKQGYHEKYGLTLERAKMMKDDAIIMHPAPFNRGVEIDEALIECSKSRIFKQMEYGVYVRMAVLEAVLNGRK; via the coding sequence ATGGACCATTTAGTATCGACAACATGGCTATCTGAACAAGAAATTATCGCACTATTAGATAGAGCTCGAAATTTCCATAAATATGGGGCGAGAGAATTGCCCGGGAAATATACAGTCAGTAATTTATTTTTCGAACCGAGTACGCGAACGAAGATTAGCTTTGAAGTAGCAGAACGAAAACTCGGATTAGATGTTGTTCCTTTTGAGTCTGGCTTCTCTAGTACGTTAAAGGGAGAAACGTTATATGACACTGTCAAAACTTTTGAAGCAATCGGTGTAGACGCACTCGTCATCCGTCATTCCGATGAAGGGTATTATGAGCATTTGATTGGGAAAACAAATGTTTCAATCATCAACGGTGGTGATGGATCCGGCCAACATCCTACGCAATCTCTATTGGATTTGTTTACAATTCGAGAAGAATTTGGAAGTTTCGAAGGATTAAAGATAGTGATAGCAGGCGACATTGGCCATAGTCGAGTGGCAAGATCTAACGCGGATACACTGACTCGACTTGGTGCAGACGTGACCTATTTATGCCCGGAAGAGTGGGCTGGGGAATTTGATTCAACTTCTGAATGGACAGAAGAACTTTTACATAGCGATGTCATTATGCTTTTACGCGTGCAACATGAGCGACATGATGGAAAAATGACATTTACAAAACAAGGTTACCACGAAAAATACGGACTAACATTAGAACGTGCGAAAATGATGAAAGATGATGCCATCATTATGCATCCAGCGCCTTTCAATCGAGGAGTAGAAATCGATGAGGCATTAATAGAATGTTCGAAGTCTCGAATTTTCAAACAAATGGAGTATGGTGTTTACGTACGTATGGCAGTATTAGAAGCAGTACTAAATGGGAGGAAATAA
- a CDS encoding DivIVA domain-containing protein encodes MALSPLDIHNKEFSSKWRGYDEDEVNEFLEQVMKDYENLIEENKTLKSELKQTQVQITHFNTIEETLQKSILTAQEAAEDVRRNSMKESKLIIKEAEKNADRIVNEALSRARKISLEIEDLKKQSKVFRNRFKMLIEAQLELVNADDWDNLLEYEIDVEQVQELAGEEV; translated from the coding sequence ATGGCTTTATCACCACTTGATATACATAATAAAGAATTTAGTAGTAAATGGCGTGGATATGACGAAGATGAGGTCAATGAGTTTTTAGAGCAAGTAATGAAGGATTATGAAAACCTCATTGAAGAAAATAAAACACTTAAAAGCGAACTAAAACAAACGCAGGTGCAAATTACGCATTTTAATACGATAGAAGAAACGTTACAAAAATCAATTCTTACAGCCCAGGAAGCTGCGGAGGATGTTCGTAGGAATTCGATGAAAGAATCAAAATTGATTATTAAAGAAGCGGAAAAAAATGCTGACCGTATTGTTAATGAAGCTTTGTCACGTGCACGAAAAATTTCGTTGGAAATTGAAGATTTGAAAAAGCAATCTAAAGTGTTCCGCAATCGTTTTAAAATGTTAATTGAAGCGCAACTGGAATTAGTGAATGCAGACGATTGGGATAATTTACTTGAATATGAGATTGATGTAGAACAAGTTCAAGAACTTGCAGGAGAAGAGGTTTAA
- a CDS encoding dihydroorotase, whose product MGKIIQGVQLLDEAGQLVVRDVRINNQEISEIGENLSVESSKVIEGTGLFLAPGFIDVHVHLREPGGEHKETIETGTLAAAKGGYTTICAMPNTRPVPDTKENLQHVNDLIAQNAHIRVLPYASITIREAGKERTNLEELKEYGAFAFTDDGVGVQEAGMMYEAMQDAAKIDMPIVAHCEDNTLIYGGALHEGKRNKELNLPGIPSIAESVHIARDVLLAEAAGAHYHVCHVSTKESVRVIRDAKKAGIHVTAEVSPHHLLLSENDIPGDDADWKMNPPLRGQEDLEALKQGLLDGTLDLIATDHAPHTAEEKAAGVKSAPFGITGLETAFPLLYTNFVKNGQWTLSQLVDWMTKKPAEVFNLPYGTLAVGEPADLVLIDLNKEQTIDRTTFVSSGKNTPFDGWKCFGWPVKTIFGGKIVWEDEEL is encoded by the coding sequence ATGGGGAAAATCATTCAAGGGGTTCAATTATTAGATGAAGCAGGACAGTTAGTCGTAAGGGATGTTCGAATTAACAATCAAGAAATCTCGGAGATTGGTGAAAATCTTTCCGTTGAATCATCTAAGGTGATCGAAGGAACAGGACTTTTCCTTGCACCTGGATTTATCGATGTCCATGTTCATTTACGTGAACCAGGCGGAGAACATAAAGAAACAATTGAAACTGGCACATTGGCTGCTGCAAAAGGCGGTTATACAACAATCTGCGCAATGCCTAATACTCGACCCGTTCCAGATACGAAAGAGAACTTACAACATGTGAATGATTTAATTGCACAAAACGCACATATTCGCGTACTCCCATATGCTTCGATTACGATTCGTGAGGCAGGTAAAGAGCGCACAAACCTTGAAGAATTAAAAGAGTACGGGGCGTTTGCATTTACAGATGACGGGGTGGGTGTCCAAGAAGCGGGCATGATGTATGAAGCGATGCAAGATGCAGCGAAAATCGACATGCCAATCGTGGCGCATTGTGAAGATAATACACTCATATACGGTGGTGCACTTCATGAAGGAAAGCGAAATAAAGAATTAAATCTCCCAGGAATTCCTTCAATTGCAGAATCAGTACATATTGCTCGTGATGTCCTACTTGCAGAAGCTGCTGGAGCACACTATCACGTTTGTCATGTGAGTACAAAAGAATCCGTCCGAGTCATTCGAGATGCCAAAAAAGCCGGTATTCATGTAACTGCCGAAGTTAGCCCACATCATTTATTACTATCGGAAAATGATATTCCAGGGGACGATGCCGATTGGAAAATGAATCCCCCTTTACGAGGTCAAGAAGATTTAGAAGCACTTAAACAAGGACTACTTGATGGAACATTGGACTTGATCGCAACAGACCATGCGCCTCATACTGCTGAAGAGAAGGCAGCTGGTGTAAAAAGTGCACCCTTTGGAATTACAGGTCTAGAAACTGCATTTCCACTTCTATATACAAATTTTGTAAAGAATGGGCAATGGACGCTTTCGCAACTTGTTGATTGGATGACAAAGAAACCTGCAGAAGTATTCAATTTGCCGTATGGAACGTTAGCAGTCGGTGAACCAGCGGATCTTGTGCTAATTGATTTGAATAAAGAGCAAACCATTGATCGAACAACATTTGTGTCAAGTGGTAAAAATACGCCTTTTGATGGCTGGAAGTGTTTCGGATGGCCGGTGAAAACAATATTCGGCGGTAAAATAGTCTGGGAGGATGAAGAACTGTGA
- the lspA gene encoding signal peptidase II — MFIYYALAAIVIAIDQLTKWLVVKNMELGERIGIMEPYISLLSHRNRGAAWGMLQGQMWLFYIVTVVVVIGLIYYFHKEARGHRLFSISLMLLLGGAIGNFIDRLLMGEVVDFISVLIPIIQYNFPIFNVADAALSIGVALLIIHVLLDEKKNRKKVS, encoded by the coding sequence TTGTTTATTTATTATGCATTGGCAGCTATCGTCATAGCAATCGACCAATTGACGAAATGGCTCGTCGTAAAAAATATGGAGCTTGGGGAAAGAATTGGCATTATGGAGCCATACATCTCATTGCTTTCACATCGCAATCGAGGCGCCGCTTGGGGGATGTTGCAAGGGCAAATGTGGTTGTTTTACATCGTCACCGTCGTAGTTGTTATCGGACTTATTTATTACTTTCATAAAGAAGCAAGAGGTCATCGATTATTTAGTATAAGTTTAATGTTGTTACTTGGTGGGGCGATTGGTAATTTTATTGATCGATTGTTGATGGGGGAAGTCGTCGATTTCATTAGCGTTTTAATCCCAATCATTCAATATAATTTTCCGATTTTTAATGTGGCTGATGCAGCTTTATCTATCGGCGTTGCTCTACTCATCATTCATGTTTTATTGGATGAAAAAAAGAATAGAAAAAAGGTGTCATAA
- the pyrR gene encoding bifunctional pyr operon transcriptional regulator/uracil phosphoribosyltransferase PyrR has product MTEKAKILDEQSIGRALTRIAHEIIERNKGIEDVILVGIKTRGAYLATRLAERIERIEGRKIKTGELDITLYRDDLLTKHEDKEPHVHQVDITHDVTDQKVVLVDDVLYTGRTVRAAMDAVIDLGRPAQIQLAVLVDRGHRELPIRPDFVGKNIPTSDEELVVVSVFETDSKDSVTIHTK; this is encoded by the coding sequence ATGACTGAAAAAGCAAAAATTCTAGATGAACAATCGATTGGACGTGCATTAACACGAATTGCCCACGAAATTATTGAACGGAATAAAGGGATTGAAGATGTGATTCTCGTAGGGATTAAAACGAGGGGAGCGTACTTAGCTACTCGATTAGCAGAAAGAATTGAGCGAATTGAAGGGAGAAAAATTAAAACAGGGGAACTTGATATTACTTTATATCGTGATGATTTATTAACAAAGCACGAAGATAAAGAGCCCCATGTACACCAGGTAGATATTACTCATGATGTAACAGATCAAAAAGTCGTTTTGGTGGATGACGTGTTATATACGGGACGAACAGTCAGGGCGGCGATGGATGCAGTGATTGACTTAGGACGTCCTGCACAAATACAGTTAGCTGTACTTGTAGACCGAGGGCATCGCGAGTTACCGATACGGCCAGACTTTGTAGGGAAAAATATTCCGACATCAGATGAAGAGTTGGTCGTAGTGAGTGTATTTGAAACAGATTCGAAAGACAGTGTCACAATTCATACGAAATAG
- the ileS gene encoding isoleucine--tRNA ligase, translating to MDYKDTLLMPKTKFPMRGNLPNREPEMQAKWDEMDIYTKVQERTKGRPFFVLHDGPPYANGDLHMGHALNKVLKDMIVRHKSMTGYHAPYVPGWDTHGLPIEQALVNTGVKRQEHSTAEFRRMCEEYTYEQIDSQRTQFKRLGVRGDWENPYITLTPEYEARQIQVFGEMAKKGYIYKGLKPVYWSPSSESALAEAEIEYKDKRSPSIYVSFPIKDGRGVIAEDVHFLIWTTTPWTIPANLGITVHPEYNYIVVKAGEKKFLIAEDLLSFVANEVDWEDYTVEKVVKGAELDRIVAKHPLYDRDSLIMLGDHVTMDAGTGCVHTAPGHGEEDFYVSKEYGIDALCPVNGKGVMTEEAPGFAGLFYEDANKAVGEALEEANALEKLAFVTHSYPHDWRTKKPVIYRATAQWFASIESFREELLGAIKETQFTPSWGETRLHNMVRDRGDWCISRQRVWGVPIPVFYAENGESIITDETIAHVSQLFREHGSNIWFEREAKDLLPEGFTHEGSPNGEFTKETDIMDVWFDSGSSHQGVLEEREDLVYPADLYLEGSDQYRGWFNSSLTTSVAINGHAPYKGLLSHGFTLDGKGHKMSKSVGNVIVPAKVMNQFGAEILRLWVSSVDYTADVRVSDSNFKQVSEVYRKIRNTFRFIHGNTSDFNPNTDRIAFEDLRPVDQYVYVKLQELIKEVRAAYDRYEFAGVYHAVNNFCTGILSSFYLDIAKDVVYIENKEHPHRRAMQTVMYDTLLALVKLLTPILPHTADEMWAHLEHVEEESAQLTDMPEAEDLGEQAQALKERFATLMLIRDDVLKALEVARNEKGIGKSLEAKVTVYVPEQLQDVFKLDDVNYGQFFIVSKFVEGEATSASAEALQLDAVSVLVEEADGEKCDRCWTISETVGSDETHPEICARCADVVKNHYA from the coding sequence ATGGATTATAAAGATACGTTATTAATGCCAAAGACGAAGTTTCCAATGCGCGGTAATTTACCGAACAGGGAACCAGAAATGCAGGCGAAATGGGATGAAATGGATATTTACACGAAAGTCCAAGAAAGAACAAAAGGGAGACCATTTTTTGTATTGCATGATGGACCGCCATATGCGAATGGTGACCTTCATATGGGGCACGCGTTAAATAAGGTGTTGAAAGATATGATTGTCCGTCATAAGTCAATGACTGGCTATCATGCTCCATACGTTCCAGGATGGGATACGCATGGACTGCCGATTGAGCAAGCGCTTGTGAATACAGGTGTGAAACGTCAAGAACATTCTACAGCAGAGTTCCGTCGTATGTGTGAAGAGTATACATATGAGCAAATCGATAGCCAACGCACGCAGTTTAAACGTCTGGGTGTTCGAGGAGACTGGGAGAATCCGTACATTACACTGACACCTGAGTACGAAGCACGTCAAATTCAAGTGTTCGGAGAAATGGCGAAAAAAGGCTATATTTATAAAGGATTGAAGCCAGTATACTGGTCGCCATCAAGTGAATCTGCATTAGCTGAAGCAGAAATTGAATATAAAGATAAACGTTCACCATCGATCTATGTCAGTTTCCCGATTAAAGATGGGCGCGGTGTTATTGCTGAAGATGTACATTTCTTAATTTGGACGACAACGCCTTGGACGATTCCAGCTAACTTAGGAATTACTGTTCATCCGGAGTATAACTACATCGTTGTCAAAGCTGGAGAAAAGAAATTTCTAATTGCTGAAGATTTACTGTCGTTTGTTGCAAATGAAGTTGACTGGGAAGATTACACGGTAGAAAAAGTAGTTAAAGGTGCGGAACTAGATCGTATTGTTGCAAAGCATCCTTTATATGACCGTGACTCCCTCATTATGCTTGGTGATCATGTCACAATGGATGCAGGAACGGGTTGCGTTCATACTGCACCTGGACATGGTGAAGAAGACTTTTACGTCTCTAAAGAGTATGGCATTGATGCACTTTGCCCAGTGAATGGTAAAGGGGTTATGACTGAAGAAGCGCCAGGATTCGCGGGTCTATTTTACGAAGATGCAAACAAAGCAGTCGGTGAAGCACTTGAAGAGGCAAATGCATTAGAAAAATTAGCATTTGTCACACACTCCTATCCACATGATTGGCGTACGAAAAAGCCAGTTATTTATCGTGCAACGGCGCAATGGTTTGCGTCAATTGAATCTTTCCGTGAGGAGTTGCTCGGTGCGATTAAAGAAACACAGTTCACACCATCATGGGGAGAAACACGTCTGCATAATATGGTTCGTGACCGCGGTGATTGGTGTATCTCACGTCAACGTGTGTGGGGTGTTCCAATTCCAGTGTTTTACGCGGAAAATGGAGAATCCATTATTACAGATGAAACAATTGCGCATGTATCTCAATTATTCCGTGAACATGGATCGAATATTTGGTTTGAGAGAGAAGCAAAAGATTTATTGCCAGAAGGCTTTACACATGAAGGTAGTCCAAACGGCGAGTTTACGAAAGAAACTGACATTATGGACGTTTGGTTTGACTCAGGATCTTCTCACCAAGGTGTATTAGAGGAAAGAGAAGACCTTGTTTATCCAGCAGATTTGTATTTAGAAGGATCTGACCAGTATCGTGGATGGTTTAACTCTTCATTGACAACAAGTGTAGCAATTAACGGACATGCGCCTTACAAAGGTCTACTAAGCCATGGATTTACGCTTGATGGTAAAGGTCATAAAATGAGTAAGTCAGTTGGAAACGTAATCGTACCAGCAAAAGTGATGAACCAATTTGGTGCGGAGATTTTAAGACTTTGGGTTTCTTCTGTAGATTATACGGCAGATGTACGCGTTTCTGATTCGAACTTTAAACAAGTTTCAGAAGTATATCGTAAAATTCGTAATACTTTCCGTTTCATTCACGGAAATACATCGGACTTTAACCCGAATACAGATCGCATTGCGTTTGAAGATTTACGTCCTGTTGATCAGTATGTATATGTAAAACTTCAAGAATTAATTAAAGAAGTTCGGGCAGCATATGACCGTTATGAATTTGCAGGGGTTTATCACGCGGTAAACAATTTCTGTACAGGAATTTTAAGCTCGTTCTACCTCGATATTGCAAAAGACGTTGTGTATATTGAAAATAAAGAGCATCCACATCGTCGTGCGATGCAGACGGTTATGTATGATACATTACTAGCGTTAGTGAAATTATTAACGCCAATTTTACCGCATACGGCTGATGAAATGTGGGCGCATTTGGAACATGTTGAAGAAGAAAGTGCTCAATTAACCGATATGCCGGAAGCAGAGGATCTTGGTGAACAAGCACAAGCGTTGAAAGAGCGTTTCGCAACGTTAATGCTGATCCGTGATGATGTCTTGAAAGCTTTAGAAGTGGCGCGTAACGAAAAAGGGATTGGAAAATCACTTGAGGCGAAAGTGACGGTCTACGTTCCGGAGCAGTTACAAGATGTGTTCAAATTAGATGATGTCAATTATGGCCAGTTCTTTATTGTTTCGAAATTTGTAGAAGGGGAAGCTACTTCAGCGTCAGCAGAAGCGCTTCAACTTGACGCAGTAAGCGTACTTGTTGAAGAGGCAGATGGCGAGAAATGTGACCGTTGCTGGACGATTTCTGAAACAGTTGGAAGCGACGAAACACACCCGGAAATCTGTGCTCGTTGTGCGGATGTTGTAAAAAATCATTATGCATAA
- a CDS encoding RluA family pseudouridine synthase, which produces MEVNRIEIEEELAGTRLDRVITMNRPEISRTQIQQWIKDGNILVNDQAVKPNYRVRENDCIVIDEPEPEELNIIAEDLNLEIIYEDQDVLIVNKPRGMVVHPAKAHASGTLVNGLMYHCKDLSGINGVLRPGIVHRTDKDTSGLLMVAKNDIAHVSLVDQLVEKSVKRVYLALVHGHIPHNNGTIDAPIGRDEIDRQKMTVTERGKDAVTHFKIVERFKDYTLVECELETGRTHQIRVHMEYIGHPLVGDPKYGLKNTIPFGGQVLHAGTLGFTHPRTNEYVEFTVEPPEDFQTLLNEVRNSVDK; this is translated from the coding sequence ATGGAAGTTAACCGGATTGAAATTGAAGAAGAATTAGCGGGAACTCGTCTTGATAGAGTCATTACGATGAATCGTCCAGAAATATCTCGAACACAAATCCAACAATGGATAAAAGATGGGAATATTCTTGTGAATGATCAAGCAGTCAAACCTAACTATCGAGTGAGAGAAAATGATTGTATAGTCATTGACGAACCCGAGCCAGAAGAACTGAATATTATTGCAGAAGATTTAAATTTAGAAATTATTTATGAAGATCAAGATGTTTTAATTGTTAATAAACCACGTGGAATGGTCGTACATCCTGCAAAAGCGCATGCATCAGGTACATTGGTAAATGGTCTAATGTATCATTGTAAAGACTTGTCGGGGATTAATGGTGTCCTACGACCGGGAATTGTGCATCGAACCGACAAAGATACCTCAGGACTTTTAATGGTTGCCAAAAATGATATAGCACATGTTTCGTTAGTCGATCAACTTGTAGAGAAATCAGTGAAAAGGGTATACTTGGCACTCGTTCATGGACATATTCCGCATAATAATGGAACGATAGATGCGCCAATTGGCAGGGACGAAATTGACCGTCAAAAAATGACCGTAACTGAACGTGGAAAAGATGCGGTCACTCATTTTAAAATAGTTGAACGATTTAAGGATTATACACTAGTGGAGTGTGAACTGGAAACGGGCCGAACACATCAAATTCGAGTTCATATGGAGTATATCGGTCATCCACTCGTTGGAGATCCAAAGTACGGACTGAAAAATACAATCCCATTTGGGGGACAAGTCTTACATGCAGGAACGTTAGGCTTTACGCATCCTAGAACGAATGAGTATGTAGAATTTACAGTAGAGCCTCCAGAAGATTTTCAGACATTATTAAACGAAGTGCGAAATAGTGTTGACAAATAG
- a CDS encoding RNA-binding protein, with translation MESILQHFRKDEQPFIETVIGWIREVENLYVPKLTDYLNPRERYIVQSLASGSDLLVSAHGAFSNAERMRVLIYPNYYEPTKEDYRVTVFKINYASKFITLAHKDVLGSLMSLGIDRGKFGDIQFRDEEVQFAVTAELKDYIVANFTSIGKAKISVTQIADDSDILVSADTWIESLQVVSSMRLDAVIAAITNMSRQKAVSLVRSDKVRVNWVSQSDVAMELFEEDVLSIRGFGRFKIISIEGRTRKDKIRLITGKLE, from the coding sequence ATGGAGTCGATACTTCAACATTTTAGAAAAGACGAACAACCGTTTATAGAAACTGTGATTGGTTGGATTAGGGAAGTTGAAAACTTATATGTGCCTAAACTAACTGATTATCTCAACCCTAGAGAGCGTTATATAGTACAGTCTTTAGCCAGTGGAAGCGATTTACTTGTTTCGGCGCATGGTGCATTTTCGAATGCTGAAAGAATGAGGGTGCTCATTTACCCGAATTACTATGAACCGACCAAAGAAGATTATCGCGTAACTGTTTTTAAGATTAATTATGCTTCTAAATTTATAACGTTAGCACACAAAGATGTACTTGGATCGCTCATGTCGCTCGGCATTGACCGTGGGAAGTTTGGGGACATTCAATTTCGTGATGAAGAAGTTCAATTTGCAGTGACGGCCGAGTTAAAGGATTATATCGTTGCGAATTTTACTTCGATTGGCAAAGCAAAAATCTCTGTCACGCAAATTGCGGATGACTCCGATATATTAGTTTCTGCAGATACGTGGATAGAGTCGCTACAAGTGGTCAGTTCGATGCGTTTAGATGCTGTCATCGCTGCCATTACAAATATGTCTAGACAAAAAGCGGTTTCATTAGTCCGTAGTGATAAAGTACGCGTGAATTGGGTGTCTCAAAGCGATGTAGCAATGGAATTATTTGAGGAAGACGTCTTATCTATCCGTGGATTTGGTCGATTTAAAATCATATCGATTGAAGGGAGAACTAGAAAAGACAAAATTCGTCTGATTACTGGGAAATTAGAATGA